The following coding sequences lie in one Arabidopsis thaliana chromosome 3, partial sequence genomic window:
- the HMT2 gene encoding homocysteine methyltransferase 2 (homocysteine methyltransferase 2 (HMT2); CONTAINS InterPro DOMAIN/s: Homocysteine S-methyltransferase (InterPro:IPR003726); BEST Arabidopsis thaliana protein match is: homocysteine S-methyltransferase 3 (TAIR:AT3G22740.1); Has 6768 Blast hits to 6760 proteins in 1892 species: Archae - 4; Bacteria - 4264; Metazoa - 340; Fungi - 135; Plants - 163; Viruses - 0; Other Eukaryotes - 1862 (source: NCBI BLink).) — MTGNSFNSMKDFLKQTGGYAVIDGGLATEFERHGADLNDPLWSAKCLVTSPHLIHTVHLDYLEAGADIISSASYQATIQGFEAKGFSREESESLLKKSVEIATEARNSYYDKCGTSSSMDDKILKKRPILVAASVGSYGAYLADGSEYSGIYGDSITLEKLKDFHRRRLQVLAESGADLIAFETIPNKIEAQAFADLLEEGDVKIPGWFSFNSKDGVNVVSGDSIKECISIAENCEKVVAVGINCTPPRFIEGLVLEIEKVTSKPILVYPNSGESYDADRKEWVENTGVGDEDFVSYVEKWMDAGVSLLGGCCRTTPTTIRAIHKRLVNRRSL; from the exons ATGACCGGAAACTCTTTTAACTCGATGAAAGATTTCCTGAAGCAGACAGGCGGCTATGCGGTAATAGACGGAGGGCTTGCAACGGAGTTCGAGAGACATGGAGCAGATCTCAACGATCCTCTCTGGAGCGCCAAATGCCTTGTCACCTCTCCTCACCTCATTCACACC GTGCATCTCGATTACCTTGAAGCTGGTGCTGATATCATCTCCAGCGCTTCTTATCAG GCCACGATTCAGGGGTTTGAAGCAAAGGGATTTTCTAGAGAAGAGAGCGAATCTTTGCTTAAAAAGAGCGTAGAAATAGCGACTGAAGCTCGGAACTCGTATTATGACAAATGCGGAACTAGCTCTTCCATGGATGATAAGATTCTCAAAAAGCGCCCTATATTAGTTGCAGCATCAGTTGGTAGCTACGGTGCATACTTGGCTGATGGGTCTGAATACAG TGGAATCTATGGTGATTCGATCACGCTGGAAAAGCTGAAGGATTTTCACCGCAGACGACTCCAAGTTCTGGCGGAATCTGGTGCTGATTTAATAGCATTTGAGACCATTCCAAACAAGATAGAGGCTCAG GCATTTGCTGATCTATTAGAAGAGGGAGATGTGAAGATTCCTGGGTGGTTTTCATTCAACTCAAAGGATGGCGTAAACGTGGTTAGCGGGGATTCCATCAAGGAGTGTATCTCCATAGCTGAAAATTGTGAGAAAGTAGTGGCGGTTGGAATCAACTGTACCCCTCCAAGATTCATAGAGGGGCTAGTTTTGGAGATAGAAAAG GTGACAAGCAAGCCCATACTAGTGTACCCAAACAGCGGAGAAAGCTATGATGCTGATCGGAAGGAGTGGGTG GAAAACACCGGAGTTGGGGATGAAGACTTTGTATCATACGTAGAGAAATGGATGGATGCAGGAGTGTCTCTCCTGGGAGGTTGCTGCCGCACAACACCAACCACCATCAGAGCCATCCACAAGAGACTCGTCAACCGCAGATCTCTTTAG
- a CDS encoding DNAse I-like superfamily protein, with the protein MGDGNLKKSKLSWPKTLVKKWLNIKSKSEDFHADDLDRGEGGGDWRNNVIEREEACSVRKSKTETRSKRNSGRARRNKLDVDPPLDHLRVFTATWNVAGKSPPSYLNLDDWLHTSPPSDIYVLGFQEIVPLNAGNVLGTEDNGPARKWVSLIRRTLNSLPGGSCQTPSPVPHPVAELDSDFEGDSAAGANSLFYHRSRSMRMDASASSLPQQFDRRFSVCDRFMLGDTPDDFYDQSFRYCSSEDEPADSPCHDHYSPVSRTGSFVADDRDKGRDKSKYCLVASKQMVGIFLTVWVKSDLRDSVNNLKVSCVGRGLMGYLGNKGSISISMSVHQTSFCFVCSHLTSGQKEGDELRRNSDVLEILRKTRFPRVNNAGDDKSPQMISEHDRVIWLGDLNYRIALSYRSAKALVEMRDWRALLEKDQLRIEQRKGCVFEGWKEGTIYFPPTYKYSNNSDIYAGDDRLPKAKRRTPAWCDRILWHGSGISQLSYVRGESRFSDHRPVYSLFSVEIESAYRNRIKKSSSYTSSRIEVEELLPQRYGYSELNPY; encoded by the exons ATGGGTGATGGTAACCTCAAGAAAAgcaag CTGTCATGGCCCAAAACGTTGGTCAAGAAATGGCTCAACATCAAGAGCAAATCAGAAGATTTTCACGCAGACGACTTGGACAGag GTGAAGGTGGTGGAGATTGGAGGAACAATGTCATTGAAAGAGAGGAAGCATGCTCTGTCCGTAAAAGCAAAACTG AGACTCGGAGCAAAAGGAACAGCGGAAGAGCCAGACGAAACAAACTCGATGTCGATCCACCGCTTGATCATCTTAg GGTTTTTACTGCCACATGGAATGTCGCCGGCAAATCTCCGCCGAGTTATTTAAATCTCGACGATTGGCTTCACACTTCTCCTCCTTCCGACATTTACGTTCTTGG CTTCCAAGAGATCGTTCCTTTGAACGCCGGCAACGTTTTAGGCACCGAGGACAACGGACCCGCCAGGAAATGGGTCTCTCTCATCCGAAGAACCCTAAACAGCCTTCCCGGCGGAAGCTGCCAGACTCCTTCTCCTGTTCCCCACCCGGTCGCCGAGCTCGACTCTGACTTTGAAGGCGACTCAGCCGCTGGTGCTAACTCGTTATTCTACCATCGGAGCAGGAGCATGAGGATGGACGCGTCTGCATCATCCCTGCCACAGCAGTTTGACCGCAGATTCAGCGTCTGTGACCGTTTCATGCTGGGCGACACACCTGACGACTTCTACGACCAGAGCTTTAGGTATTGCTCCTCTGAAGACGAGCCAGCAGATTCTCCTTGTCATGATCACTATTCCCCTGTCTCGAGGACTGGTTCCTTTGTGGCAGACGACAGAGACAAAGGAAGAGACAAGTCTAAGTACTGTTTAGTGGCCAGTAAGCAGATGGTTGGGATATTCTTAACCGTTTGGGTCAAGAGTGATCTAAGGGACAGTGTCAACAACCTCAAAGTGTCTTGCGTTGGGAGAGGCTTGATGGGTTATCTTGGAAACAAG GGCTCCATTTCGATCAGCATGTCCGTTCACCAGACAAGCTTCTGCTTTGTCTGCAGCCACTTGACGTCTGGTCAGAAAGAAGGAGACGAGCTGAGAAGAAACTCTGATGTTTTGGAGATTCTAAGGAAAACCAGATTCCCTAGAGTGAACAATGCCGGCGACGACAAGTCTCCTCAGATGATTTCAGAACACGA TCGGGTAATCTGGCTTGGAGACTTGAACTACCGTATAGCTCTTTCTTACCGGTCTGCAAAAGCTCTTGTCGAGATGAGAGATTGGAGGGCCTTGCTTGAGAAAGACCAG CTACGGATAGAACAACGAAAAGGCTGTGTCTTTGAAGGATGGAAGGAAGGGACTATATATTTTCCACCAACTTACAAATACTCTAACAATTCAGATATTTATGCTGGCGATGATCGCCTTCCCAAGGCCAAGAGACGCACTCCAGCATG GTGTGATCGCATACTCTGGCACGGGAGTGGTATCAGTCAGCTGTCATATGTTCGCGGGGAATCAAGGTTCTCTGATCACAGACCAGTCTACAGTTTGTTCTCAGTAGAGATTGAATCGGCATATAGAAACCGTATCAAGAAAAGCTCCAGTTACACCAGCTCTAGGATCGAAGTTGAGGAACTTCTTCCTCAACGCTATGGATATTCTGAGCTTAACCCGTACTAA
- a CDS encoding mediator of aba-regulated dormancy protein (DUF581) (Protein of unknown function (DUF581); CONTAINS InterPro DOMAIN/s: Protein of unknown function DUF581 (InterPro:IPR007650); BEST Arabidopsis thaliana protein match is: Protein of unknown function (DUF581) (TAIR:AT3G22550.1); Has 30201 Blast hits to 17322 proteins in 780 species: Archae - 12; Bacteria - 1396; Metazoa - 17338; Fungi - 3422; Plants - 5037; Viruses - 0; Other Eukaryotes - 2996 (source: NCBI BLink).) has protein sequence MLRNKPRAAVTTKKQTSLLMADQPPPPKPNTCHCSPSLFSSPKFRFFTSKMMMTPFDSDFSLVSPTSILEANPSIFSSKNPKPVSYFEPTIPNPQRFHSPDVFGLADLVKDGDSNRDHSRKPVNKMVLFGSKLRVQIPSSADFGTKTGIRYPPCQLSPCVQTKVLAVSEIDQTEDYTRVISHGPNPTITHIFDNSVFVEATPCSVPLPQPAMETKSTESFLSRCFTCKKNLDQKQDIYIYRGEKGFCSSECRYQEMLLDQMET, from the exons ATGCTTAGAAACAAACCTAGAGCAGCCGTGACGACTAAGAAACAAACATCTCTGTTAATGGCTGATCAACCTCCACCTCCAAAGCCTAACACTTGCCACTGCTCACCATCTCTCTTTAGCTCTCCCAAGTTTAGGTTTTTCACTTctaagatgatgatgactccCTTTGACTCTGATTTCTCACTCGTTAGCCCTACGTCTATACTCGAAGCTAACCCATCCATCTTCTCctccaaaaaccctaaacccgtTTCCTATTTCGAGCCAACTATCCCTAATCCCCAGCGTTTTCACTCTCCAGACGTCTTTGGCCTAGCCGATCTCGTGAAAGACGGAGACAGTAACAGAGACCACTCTAGAAAACCTGTCAACAAGATGGTCCTTTTCGGGTCAAAGCTCAGAGTCCAGATCCCATCATCAGCTGATTTTGGAACTAAAACCGGCATCAGATATCCTCCTTGTCAACTTAGTCCTTGTGTCCAAACGAAGGTCTTAGCAGTGAGCGAGATTGACCAGACGGAGGACTACACGCGCGTCATCTCTCACGGTCCTAACCCAACCATCACTCATATCTTCGACAACTCTGTTTTCGTGGAGGCTACTCCTTGCTCTGTTCCTTTACCCCAACCAGCCATGGAGACCAAGAGCACCGAGAGTTTTCTAAGCCGTTGCTTCACctgcaagaagaatcttgacCAGAAACAGGACATCTACATATACAG GGGAGAGAAAGGTTTTTGCAGCAGCGAGTGCAGGTACCAGGAGATGCTTCTTGATCAAATGGAGACCTAG
- a CDS encoding Galactose oxidase/kelch repeat superfamily protein (Galactose oxidase/kelch repeat superfamily protein; CONTAINS InterPro DOMAIN/s: F-box domain, cyclin-like (InterPro:IPR001810), Galactose oxidase/kelch, beta-propeller (InterPro:IPR011043), Kelch repeat type 1 (InterPro:IPR006652), Kelch related (InterPro:IPR013089), Kelch-type beta propeller (InterPro:IPR015915); BEST Arabidopsis thaliana protein match is: Galactose oxidase/kelch repeat superfamily protein (TAIR:AT1G16250.1); Has 6493 Blast hits to 4467 proteins in 250 species: Archae - 4; Bacteria - 460; Metazoa - 4606; Fungi - 8; Plants - 1152; Viruses - 24; Other Eukaryotes - 239 (source: NCBI BLink).) codes for MSGLLDGIPEAVALRCLAHVPLHLHPNLELVSRSWRAAIRSHELFRVRKELRSSEHLLCVCAFDPENIWQVYSPNCDRWLTLPLLPSRIRHLAHFGAVTTAGMLFVLGGGSDAVSPVTGDHDGTFATDQVWSYDFVQRQWTPRASMLVPRAMFACCVLQGKIVVAGGFTTCRKSISGAEMYDPENDVWTSIPDLHQTHNSACSGLVVNGKVHVLHKGLSTVQVLESVKLGWDVKDYGWPQGPMVVVEDVLYVMSHGLVFKQEGDTWKMVASASEFKRRIGMAMTSLSDEVLIVGGVIGPDRLNWDIKPLSDVDALTVGNDRPAWRSVAPMTRCRGTILGCTQLTI; via the coding sequence ATGTCTGGGCTGCTGGATGGAATCCCCGAAGCAGTGGCTCTGAGATGCCTGGCTCATGTGCCTTTACACCTTCATCCCAATTTAGAACTCGTCTCTCGCTCCTGGCGAGCTGCTATCCGCAGTCATGAGCTCTTCAGAGTCCGTAAAGAGCTCCGATCTTCTGAGCATCTCCTCTGCGTCTGTGCTTTCGATCCTGAGAACATCTGGCAAGTCTACAGTCCCAACTGTGATCGCTGGCTCACCCTCCCTCTCCTTCCTTCTCGTATCCGCCACCTTGCCCATTTCGGTGCTGTCACTACTGCCGGCATGCTCTTTGTCTTAGGCGGTGGCAGCGACGCTGTCAGCCCTGTTACCGGGGATCACGACGGTACCTTTGCTACTGACCAGGTCTGGTCTTACGACTTTGTACAGAGACAGTGGACTCCTCGCGCTTCAATGCTCGTGCCTCGTGCTATGTTCGCCTGCTGCGTTCTTCAAGGGAAGATTGTTGTTGCTGGCGGATTCACCACTTGCAGGAAATCCATATCTGGAGCGGAGATGTATGATCCTGAGAATGACGTCTGGACATCCATCCCAGATCTCCACCAGACTCATAACTCTGCCTGCTCGGGTCTAGTGGTAAACGGGAAAGTCCACGTCTTGCACAAAGGCTTGTCCACGGTGCAGGTTCTTGAGAGCGTTAAACTCGGGTGGGATGTCAAAGACTATGGCTGGCCGCAAGGTCCAATGGTGGTCGTTGAGGACGTGCTTTACGTGATGAGCCATGGGCTGGTGTTCAAGCAAGAAGGTGACACGTGGAAGATGGTTGCATCGGCCTCAGAGTTTAAGCGGAGGATCGGAATGGCGATGACGAGTTTGAGTGATGAGGTTTTGATCGTAGGAGGAGTGATCGGACCTGATAGGCTCAATTGGGACATCAAGCCCTTGTCAGATGTCGACGCTTTGACAGTTGGGAATGATCGTCCGGCCTGGAGGAGTGTGGCGCCGATGACAAGGTGTCGTGGGACGATCCTTGGCTGCACGCAGTTGACAATCTGA
- a CDS encoding senescence-associated-like protein (DUF581) (Protein of unknown function (DUF581); CONTAINS InterPro DOMAIN/s: Protein of unknown function DUF581 (InterPro:IPR007650); Has 30201 Blast hits to 17322 proteins in 780 species: Archae - 12; Bacteria - 1396; Metazoa - 17338; Fungi - 3422; Plants - 5037; Viruses - 0; Other Eukaryotes - 2996 (source: NCBI BLink).): MANIMIPSKRPRAPSFSEKHPKYVGSSDWLPAEKDKAQVQLTNFLELCRFCKKNLRHDEDVFMYGYLGAFCSKQCRAKQMACDVFRDFSRQKANVKKGRTSKDEGLDRISSSPSSSSSSSCFYI; the protein is encoded by the exons ATGGCGAATATAATGATTCCGAGCAAGAGACCGCGAGCCCCAAGCTTCTCTGAGAAGCATCCAAAGTACGTAGGTTCTTCGGATTGGTTGCCGGCAGAGAAAGACAAGGCTCAAGTTCAGCTCACTAACTTCCTTGAGCTATGTCGTTTCTGCAAGAAGAATCTACGTCATGACGAGGACGTTTTCATGTACGG ATACTTGGGGGCATTCTGTTCAAAACAATGCAGAGCAAAACAGATGGCATGCGACGTCTTTAGAGATTTCTCGAGACAGAAAGCAAATGTTAAGAAGGGAAGAACATCCAAAGATGAGGGATTAGATAGgatctcatcatcaccatcatcatcatcatcatcatcatgcttttatatatga
- a CDS encoding senescence-associated-like protein (DUF581) (Protein of unknown function (DUF581); FUNCTIONS IN: molecular_function unknown; INVOLVED IN: biological_process unknown; LOCATED IN: cellular_component unknown; EXPRESSED IN: stem; CONTAINS InterPro DOMAIN/s: Protein of unknown function DUF581 (InterPro:IPR007650).): protein MANIMIPSKRPRAPSFSEKHPKYVGSSDWLPAEKDKAQVQLTNFLELCRFCKKNLRHDEDVFMYGYLGAFCSKQCRAKQMACDVFRDFSRQKANCRWMCATIKPFASFFKGNWLTTLTSLHRHIIICRSNFLFGYLGFSFFSLLCITNLMYKCVF, encoded by the exons ATGGCGAATATAATGATTCCGAGCAAGAGACCGCGAGCCCCAAGCTTCTCTGAGAAGCATCCAAAGTACGTAGGTTCTTCGGATTGGTTGCCGGCAGAGAAAGACAAGGCTCAAGTTCAGCTCACTAACTTCCTTGAGCTATGTCGTTTCTGCAAGAAGAATCTACGTCATGACGAGGACGTTTTCATGTACGG ATACTTGGGGGCATTCTGTTCAAAACAATGCAGAGCAAAACAGATGGCATGCGACGTCTTTAGAGATTTCTCGAGACAGAAAGCAAAT TGTAGATGGATGTGTGCAACTATTAAGCCTTTTGCCTCGTTTTTTAAGGGGAATTGGCTTACTACTCTCACAAGTTTGCATCGGCATATTATTATCTGTCGATCAAACTTTCTCTTTGGTTATTTGGGATTCTCCTTTTTTAGTCTTCTTTGCATAACCAATTTGATGTACAAGTGTGTTTTCTAA
- a CDS encoding Galactose oxidase/kelch repeat superfamily protein yields MCYRQETMSGLLDGIPEAVALRCLAHVPLHLHPNLELVSRSWRAAIRSHELFRVRKELRSSEHLLCVCAFDPENIWQVYSPNCDRWLTLPLLPSRIRHLAHFGAVTTAGMLFVLGGGSDAVSPVTGDHDGTFATDQVWSYDFVQRQWTPRASMLVPRAMFACCVLQGKIVVAGGFTTCRKSISGAEMYDPENDVWTSIPDLHQTHNSACSGLVVNGKVHVLHKGLSTVQVLESVKLGWDVKDYGWPQGPMVVVEDVLYVMSHGLVFKQEGDTWKMVASASEFKRRIGMAMTSLSDEVLIVGGVIGPDRLNWDIKPLSDVDALTVGNDRPAWRSVAPMTRCRGTILGCTQLTI; encoded by the coding sequence ATGTGTTACAGACAAGAAACAATGTCTGGGCTGCTGGATGGAATCCCCGAAGCAGTGGCTCTGAGATGCCTGGCTCATGTGCCTTTACACCTTCATCCCAATTTAGAACTCGTCTCTCGCTCCTGGCGAGCTGCTATCCGCAGTCATGAGCTCTTCAGAGTCCGTAAAGAGCTCCGATCTTCTGAGCATCTCCTCTGCGTCTGTGCTTTCGATCCTGAGAACATCTGGCAAGTCTACAGTCCCAACTGTGATCGCTGGCTCACCCTCCCTCTCCTTCCTTCTCGTATCCGCCACCTTGCCCATTTCGGTGCTGTCACTACTGCCGGCATGCTCTTTGTCTTAGGCGGTGGCAGCGACGCTGTCAGCCCTGTTACCGGGGATCACGACGGTACCTTTGCTACTGACCAGGTCTGGTCTTACGACTTTGTACAGAGACAGTGGACTCCTCGCGCTTCAATGCTCGTGCCTCGTGCTATGTTCGCCTGCTGCGTTCTTCAAGGGAAGATTGTTGTTGCTGGCGGATTCACCACTTGCAGGAAATCCATATCTGGAGCGGAGATGTATGATCCTGAGAATGACGTCTGGACATCCATCCCAGATCTCCACCAGACTCATAACTCTGCCTGCTCGGGTCTAGTGGTAAACGGGAAAGTCCACGTCTTGCACAAAGGCTTGTCCACGGTGCAGGTTCTTGAGAGCGTTAAACTCGGGTGGGATGTCAAAGACTATGGCTGGCCGCAAGGTCCAATGGTGGTCGTTGAGGACGTGCTTTACGTGATGAGCCATGGGCTGGTGTTCAAGCAAGAAGGTGACACGTGGAAGATGGTTGCATCGGCCTCAGAGTTTAAGCGGAGGATCGGAATGGCGATGACGAGTTTGAGTGATGAGGTTTTGATCGTAGGAGGAGTGATCGGACCTGATAGGCTCAATTGGGACATCAAGCCCTTGTCAGATGTCGACGCTTTGACAGTTGGGAATGATCGTCCGGCCTGGAGGAGTGTGGCGCCGATGACAAGGTGTCGTGGGACGATCCTTGGCTGCACGCAGTTGACAATCTGA
- the HMT2 gene encoding homocysteine methyltransferase 2 (homocysteine methyltransferase 2 (HMT2); FUNCTIONS IN: homocysteine S-methyltransferase activity; INVOLVED IN: methionine biosynthetic process, S-methylmethionine cycle; LOCATED IN: endomembrane system; EXPRESSED IN: 21 plant structures; EXPRESSED DURING: 13 growth stages; CONTAINS InterPro DOMAIN/s: Homocysteine S-methyltransferase (InterPro:IPR003726); BEST Arabidopsis thaliana protein match is: homocysteine S-methyltransferase 3 (TAIR:AT3G22740.1); Has 35333 Blast hits to 34131 proteins in 2444 species: Archae - 798; Bacteria - 22429; Metazoa - 974; Fungi - 991; Plants - 531; Viruses - 0; Other Eukaryotes - 9610 (source: NCBI BLink).) produces the protein MIDCSLLSCLYFLMEQVHLDYLEAGADIISSASYQATIQGFEAKGFSREESESLLKKSVEIATEARNSYYDKCGTSSSMDDKILKKRPILVAASVGSYGAYLADGSEYSGIYGDSITLEKLKDFHRRRLQVLAESGADLIAFETIPNKIEAQAFADLLEEGDVKIPGWFSFNSKDGVNVVSGDSIKECISIAENCEKVVAVGINCTPPRFIEGLVLEIEKVTSKPILVYPNSGESYDADRKEWVENTGVGDEDFVSYVEKWMDAGVSLLGGCCRTTPTTIRAIHKRLVNRRSL, from the exons ATGATTGATTGTAGCTTACTTAGCTGCTTGTATTTCCTGATGGAGCAGGTGCATCTCGATTACCTTGAAGCTGGTGCTGATATCATCTCCAGCGCTTCTTATCAG GCCACGATTCAGGGGTTTGAAGCAAAGGGATTTTCTAGAGAAGAGAGCGAATCTTTGCTTAAAAAGAGCGTAGAAATAGCGACTGAAGCTCGGAACTCGTATTATGACAAATGCGGAACTAGCTCTTCCATGGATGATAAGATTCTCAAAAAGCGCCCTATATTAGTTGCAGCATCAGTTGGTAGCTACGGTGCATACTTGGCTGATGGGTCTGAATACAG TGGAATCTATGGTGATTCGATCACGCTGGAAAAGCTGAAGGATTTTCACCGCAGACGACTCCAAGTTCTGGCGGAATCTGGTGCTGATTTAATAGCATTTGAGACCATTCCAAACAAGATAGAGGCTCAG GCATTTGCTGATCTATTAGAAGAGGGAGATGTGAAGATTCCTGGGTGGTTTTCATTCAACTCAAAGGATGGCGTAAACGTGGTTAGCGGGGATTCCATCAAGGAGTGTATCTCCATAGCTGAAAATTGTGAGAAAGTAGTGGCGGTTGGAATCAACTGTACCCCTCCAAGATTCATAGAGGGGCTAGTTTTGGAGATAGAAAAG GTGACAAGCAAGCCCATACTAGTGTACCCAAACAGCGGAGAAAGCTATGATGCTGATCGGAAGGAGTGGGTG GAAAACACCGGAGTTGGGGATGAAGACTTTGTATCATACGTAGAGAAATGGATGGATGCAGGAGTGTCTCTCCTGGGAGGTTGCTGCCGCACAACACCAACCACCATCAGAGCCATCCACAAGAGACTCGTCAACCGCAGATCTCTTTAG